The following are from one region of the Candidatus Delongbacteria bacterium genome:
- a CDS encoding [Fe-Fe] hydrogenase large subunit C-terminal domain-containing protein: MSPTTRALIRTIPERCRTCYTCVRECPAKAIRIMRGQAEVLPERCVGCGNCVLVCRQQAKQIAGSLGAVRDLLASGEPVGLLMAPSFPAEFGSEHSGRLLARLRRLGFAGIWEVAFGADLVARAYRELLEDRPAERWIATTCPAIVFFVEKYHPDLVPALAPIVSPMTAMARVVRRLNPDPRLHLVFAGPCVAKKAEAAREGEVEEVLTFRELRELLEEQEGLAEMSRGLEDGTSGVSENGEFDPPLSGLGRLFPVSRGMLQTAGLHEDLLDGTVVAVDGRRHAVEALQEFESHALDTRLLECLSCNGCIMGAGISAEAPLFRRRAAVGRHARERMAAFDPETHRVALVASAEISLERGYRRDDQRLPPPSPDELKTILARLGKRLPQDELDCGACGYESCQEHAVAIHRGLAESEMCLPWVIERLRHSLNELGETGERLAVTRQALVNAEKLASMGQLSAGIAHEINNPLGVILLYGRSMLDELEIASGHADSPGAPAGGDASERASRREDLEMIVEQAERCRKIVAGLLNFARRSRVVLQATDLGQLLRHAFKALRVPELISLQIDTDSAPQAEVDPDQLVQVITNLVNNAVEAMPAGGRLQVGVRAKGDEAVLWVRDSGTGIPEALLERIFEPLFTTKQIGKGTGLGLAVTYGIVKMHRGRIEVDTNTDATKGPVGTEFRVILPCRRGEDGAGSLEGLRPESKEE; encoded by the coding sequence AGATCGCCGGCAGTCTGGGGGCCGTGCGCGACCTGCTGGCCTCGGGCGAGCCCGTCGGCCTGCTGATGGCGCCCAGCTTCCCGGCGGAGTTCGGCAGCGAGCACAGCGGCCGCCTGCTGGCCCGCCTGCGCCGGCTGGGCTTCGCGGGCATCTGGGAAGTGGCCTTCGGCGCCGACCTGGTGGCCCGGGCCTATCGCGAACTGCTGGAGGACCGGCCCGCGGAGCGCTGGATCGCCACCACCTGCCCGGCCATCGTCTTCTTCGTGGAGAAGTACCACCCGGACCTGGTGCCCGCGCTGGCGCCCATCGTCTCGCCCATGACCGCCATGGCCCGCGTGGTGCGGCGCCTGAACCCCGATCCCCGCCTGCACCTGGTCTTCGCCGGGCCCTGCGTGGCCAAGAAGGCCGAGGCCGCCCGGGAGGGCGAGGTGGAGGAGGTGCTGACCTTCCGCGAGCTGCGCGAGCTGCTGGAGGAGCAGGAGGGGCTGGCGGAGATGTCCCGCGGCTTGGAGGACGGGACCTCGGGCGTGAGCGAGAACGGCGAGTTCGACCCGCCGCTGAGCGGGCTGGGACGGCTCTTTCCCGTCAGCCGGGGCATGCTGCAGACCGCCGGCCTGCACGAGGACCTGCTGGACGGCACGGTGGTGGCCGTGGACGGCCGCCGGCACGCCGTGGAGGCCCTGCAAGAGTTCGAGAGCCACGCCCTGGACACGCGCCTGCTGGAGTGCTTGTCCTGCAACGGCTGCATCATGGGTGCGGGCATCAGCGCGGAGGCCCCGCTCTTCCGGCGCCGCGCGGCGGTGGGCCGGCACGCCCGGGAGCGCATGGCGGCCTTCGACCCCGAGACGCACCGCGTCGCCCTGGTGGCCAGCGCCGAGATCTCGCTGGAGCGCGGCTACCGGCGCGACGACCAGCGCCTGCCGCCGCCCTCGCCCGACGAGCTGAAGACCATCCTGGCCCGGCTGGGCAAGCGCCTGCCCCAGGACGAGCTGGACTGCGGCGCCTGCGGCTACGAGAGCTGCCAGGAGCACGCCGTGGCCATCCACCGCGGGCTGGCCGAGAGCGAGATGTGCCTGCCCTGGGTGATCGAGCGGCTGCGCCACTCGCTGAACGAGCTGGGGGAGACGGGCGAGCGGCTGGCCGTGACCCGCCAGGCGCTGGTGAACGCCGAAAAGCTGGCCAGCATGGGCCAGCTCTCCGCCGGCATCGCCCACGAGATCAACAACCCGCTGGGCGTGATCCTGCTCTACGGCCGGAGCATGCTGGACGAACTGGAGATCGCCTCCGGGCACGCGGATTCCCCGGGCGCACCCGCGGGCGGCGACGCGAGCGAGCGGGCCAGCCGGCGCGAGGATCTGGAGATGATCGTGGAACAGGCCGAGCGCTGCCGCAAGATCGTGGCCGGCCTGCTCAACTTCGCCCGCCGCAGCCGCGTGGTCCTGCAGGCCACGGATCTGGGCCAGTTGCTGCGCCACGCCTTCAAGGCCCTGCGCGTGCCGGAGCTGATCAGCCTGCAGATCGACACGGATTCCGCCCCGCAGGCCGAGGTGGATCCGGACCAGCTGGTGCAGGTGATCACCAACCTGGTGAACAACGCCGTAGAGGCCATGCCCGCCGGCGGCCGCCTGCAGGTGGGCGTCCGGGCCAAGGGCGACGAGGCCGTGCTCTGGGTGCGGGATTCGGGCACGGGGATTCCCGAGGCCCTGCTGGAGCGGATCTTCGAGCCCCTGTTCACGACCAAGCAGATCGGCAAGGGCACAGGCCTGGGCCTGGCCGTCACCTACGGCATCGTCAAGATGCACCGCGGCCGGATCGAGGTGGACACCAACACGGACGCGACCAAGGGGCCCGTCGGAACGGAGTTCCGGGTGATCCTGCCCTGCCGGCGCGGCGAGGACGGCGCGGGCTCCCTGGAGGGCCTGCGGCCTGAGAGCAAGGAGGAGTGA
- a CDS encoding response regulator: MEQPAPYQGRTALIVDDDPDCLLQVRIYLEKMGFSVIEGASQAEGEGLIARSRPDLAVFDLMLEHHDSGFVLAHRLKQAHPTTPVILVTGVSAETGFRFADTSPEERAWIKADVVLDKGIRYEQLRREVERLLPLPS, encoded by the coding sequence ATGGAACAACCCGCACCGTACCAGGGCCGGACGGCCCTGATCGTGGACGATGATCCGGACTGCCTGCTGCAGGTCCGGATCTACCTGGAGAAGATGGGTTTCAGCGTGATCGAGGGCGCGTCCCAGGCGGAGGGCGAGGGGCTGATCGCCCGCTCCCGACCCGACCTGGCCGTGTTCGACCTGATGCTCGAGCACCACGACTCGGGCTTCGTGCTGGCCCACCGGCTCAAGCAGGCGCATCCCACAACCCCGGTGATCCTGGTCACCGGCGTCTCCGCCGAGACGGGCTTCCGCTTCGCGGACACCAGCCCCGAGGAACGGGCCTGGATCAAGGCCGACGTGGTGCTGGACAAGGGCATCCGCTACGAGCAACTGCGCCGCGAGGTGGAGCGCCTGCTGCCTCTGCCCTCATGA